A single window of Mycoplasma bradburyae DNA harbors:
- a CDS encoding YbaB/EbfC family nucleoid-associated protein, translating to MNFQNLANQMKKMQREMEKKIAEFEEKEYEYEYKKLIKSVIKGNLKIVKIEINKDLIDPEDPATLQEMVAEAINEAITDLEKKKDELTNTITPPINFPGFR from the coding sequence ATGAATTTTCAAAATTTAGCTAACCAAATGAAAAAAATGCAACGCGAAATGGAAAAGAAGATTGCAGAATTTGAGGAAAAAGAATACGAATACGAATACAAAAAACTAATAAAGTCAGTAATCAAAGGTAATCTTAAAATCGTTAAGATTGAAATTAATAAAGACTTAATTGATCCAGAAGATCCAGCCACTTTACAAGAAATGGTTGCTGAAGCAATAAATGAAGCGATAACTGATTTGGAAAAGAAAAAAGACGAATTAACTAATACAATTACTCCTCCAATCAACTTCCCTGGTTTTAGATAA
- a CDS encoding NUDIX hydrolase: MKSKLLYHTTYLSLYETEKGFVYAQRQSINSIASLCFKYVDNEVMYLVHYQPMPEIEVKTKWDDLYPCPITGAIDHGETPLEAAIRETKEEGGIDINPNNFYDHIEFVASTQMNEIVHCFVFDVTGLKQEDPLTDGSIFEAVAKNKWLTQKEIEEILFNKKEAYLSSLFNAYWLVQKHLKEKQD, encoded by the coding sequence ATGAAAAGTAAATTACTTTATCACACTACGTATTTAAGTTTATATGAAACTGAAAAGGGTTTTGTATACGCACAAAGACAATCAATAAATAGTATAGCTTCGCTTTGTTTTAAATATGTTGATAATGAAGTAATGTATTTAGTTCATTATCAACCTATGCCAGAAATTGAAGTAAAAACAAAATGAGATGATTTATACCCTTGCCCAATAACGGGAGCTATAGATCATGGCGAAACGCCATTAGAAGCAGCTATTAGAGAAACTAAAGAAGAGGGTGGTATTGATATAAATCCTAATAATTTCTATGATCACATTGAATTTGTAGCTTCAACACAAATGAATGAAATTGTTCACTGTTTTGTTTTTGATGTAACTGGATTAAAACAAGAAGATCCTTTAACTGATGGTTCAATTTTTGAAGCAGTAGCAAAAAACAAATGATTAACCCAAAAAGAAATTGAAGAAATCTTATTTAATAAAAAAGAAGCATACTTATCTAGTTTATTTAACGCTTATTGATTAGTTCAAAAACACCTGAAGGAAAAACAAGACTAA
- the dnaX gene encoding DNA polymerase III subunit gamma/tau, which produces MINFYQKYRPNNLSNIIGQSHVTNILLKASANDQLATAYIFQGTRGIGKTSISKILAKAYNCLNKKNGDVCNQCTACTLINENKAQDVYELDAATNNGVDEIRRIIDAINYAPMNLAKKVYILDEAHMLSNGAWNALLKTLEEPPKHVAFIFATTEFHKIPLTVVSRCQSFNFKKLDKKDIVDVLKNVVKNEDIKIDDSAINKIADLASGSARDSLSILQQLSFDKNNKITIDKIDETFGLINLEMKLIFLELFNEKNVQGIIDLLNDAETKGINFVLFIQDILAILIDVLVYEKTSNPILLKTLDEKQVNKLNLSNLNVLSLSESINQLLSSRITHNNIKESLLLMALSYFEKYGYETQNITKKNNNKTDVKLFDKNDSNETIKTEEKSGKFEEKQLRKVEQKQTKNKEENNDSNNLIEEKKFDDNLLKENLDKTTLIKTKKTNPDEVEFNKDTQKDEVVKAFNENRINEYLRAVAMSVFKNKKLSNSELKTNFIETQNKFKKGDNSENDLYDNIDLYLDQSALFMVTDKAAILLIEDDNVAEILNSQDYDNNRVLTINHIFKKEIYIFAITKEKLNKIFAEIQTIKDSDKINYYNNLYESLDVDILRRIKKQRNIVENIYDKLRKPE; this is translated from the coding sequence ATGATTAATTTTTATCAAAAATATCGACCAAATAATTTATCTAATATTATAGGGCAATCACATGTCACAAATATATTATTAAAAGCTAGTGCTAATGATCAATTAGCTACTGCTTATATCTTTCAAGGTACAAGAGGTATAGGTAAAACATCGATATCTAAGATATTAGCTAAAGCTTATAATTGTTTAAATAAGAAAAATGGTGATGTTTGTAATCAATGTACTGCTTGTACATTGATTAATGAAAATAAAGCTCAGGATGTTTATGAATTAGATGCTGCTACTAATAATGGTGTAGATGAAATTAGAAGAATTATTGATGCGATTAATTATGCACCAATGAATCTTGCTAAGAAAGTATATATTTTAGATGAAGCGCATATGCTAAGTAATGGTGCATGAAACGCTTTGTTAAAAACTTTAGAAGAACCTCCAAAGCATGTAGCATTCATATTCGCTACTACTGAATTCCATAAAATACCATTAACAGTAGTTTCTCGTTGTCAGAGCTTCAATTTCAAAAAACTTGATAAAAAAGATATTGTTGATGTATTAAAAAATGTCGTAAAAAACGAAGATATTAAGATAGATGATTCAGCAATTAATAAAATTGCTGATTTAGCTTCAGGTTCTGCTAGAGATTCGCTTAGTATTTTGCAACAATTATCGTTTGATAAAAACAATAAAATAACTATTGATAAAATTGATGAAACTTTTGGATTGATTAATCTTGAAATGAAGTTAATTTTCTTAGAGTTATTTAATGAAAAAAATGTTCAAGGAATTATCGATTTATTAAATGATGCTGAAACAAAAGGGATCAATTTTGTTTTATTTATCCAAGATATATTAGCTATTCTAATTGATGTTTTAGTATATGAAAAAACTAGTAATCCAATTTTATTAAAAACTTTAGACGAAAAACAAGTTAATAAATTAAATTTAAGTAATTTAAATGTTTTATCGTTATCTGAGTCTATCAACCAATTATTATCATCAAGAATAACTCATAATAATATCAAAGAAAGTTTATTGTTAATGGCTTTGAGTTATTTTGAAAAATACGGTTATGAAACTCAAAATATAACCAAAAAGAATAACAATAAAACAGATGTTAAATTATTTGATAAAAATGATAGTAATGAAACTATAAAAACAGAAGAAAAAAGCGGCAAATTTGAAGAAAAACAACTAAGAAAAGTAGAACAAAAACAAACTAAAAATAAAGAAGAAAATAATGATTCAAATAATTTAATTGAAGAGAAAAAATTTGATGATAATTTACTTAAAGAAAATCTAGATAAAACAACTTTAATAAAAACTAAAAAAACTAATCCTGATGAAGTTGAATTTAATAAAGATACTCAAAAAGATGAAGTAGTTAAAGCGTTTAATGAAAATCGAATTAATGAATATTTACGAGCTGTTGCGATGTCAGTATTTAAAAATAAAAAACTGTCAAATAGCGAATTAAAAACTAATTTCATTGAAACTCAAAATAAATTTAAAAAAGGTGATAATTCAGAAAACGATTTATACGATAATATCGATCTATATCTTGATCAAAGCGCTTTATTTATGGTTACTGATAAAGCTGCCATCTTACTTATTGAAGATGATAATGTTGCTGAAATATTGAATTCACAAGATTATGATAATAACAGAGTTTTAACAATTAATCACATCTTCAAAAAAGAGATTTATATCTTTGCTATTACGAAGGAAAAATTAAATAAAATTTTCGCTGAAATACAAACAATAAAAGATTCCGATAAAATAAATTATTATAATAATTTGTATGAATCATTAGATGTTGATATTTTAAGAAGAATTAAAAAACAAAGAAATATCGTAGAAAACATCTATGACAAATTGAGAAAACCAGAATAA
- a CDS encoding toprim domain-containing protein, translated as MASDLNLNEFNNLIEQISDLPKISSKHAKKIVQHLMMKSDRYVYDLIDAMKRAKLSIKICRLCQAWSNDSICSICSDDLRNQDELCIISFFDDLNIIEEAQAYNGKYFILNHEISSKNKKIIQEINFDLLLERIEKENIKKVVIATNFTQDGQTTANYIQLLLANYDLSIYRLGMGLPYNSSIDYADTFSLKSAFENKKLIKEKK; from the coding sequence ATGGCGTCAGATTTAAATCTGAATGAGTTTAATAATCTAATAGAACAAATCAGCGATTTACCTAAGATTAGTTCCAAGCACGCAAAAAAAATTGTTCAACACCTAATGATGAAATCAGATCGTTATGTATATGATTTAATCGATGCGATGAAGCGTGCTAAATTGTCAATAAAAATATGTCGATTATGTCAAGCTTGATCAAATGATTCTATATGTAGCATTTGTTCTGATGATTTAAGAAATCAAGATGAATTATGTATCATAAGTTTTTTTGATGATTTGAACATTATCGAAGAAGCGCAAGCATATAACGGTAAATACTTTATTCTTAATCATGAAATATCTAGTAAGAACAAAAAGATAATTCAAGAAATTAACTTTGACTTATTACTAGAAAGAATTGAAAAAGAAAATATTAAAAAAGTGGTAATTGCTACTAACTTTACTCAAGACGGACAAACAACAGCTAACTATATTCAATTATTGTTAGCTAACTATGATCTATCAATTTATCGTTTAGGAATGGGATTACCTTATAATTCGTCTATTGATTATGCAGATACATTTAGCTTAAAGAGTGCTTTTGAGAATAAAAAACTAATAAAAGAAAAGAAATAA
- a CDS encoding ABC transporter ATP-binding protein: MVDIHKSFNNGQIKANVGINLNVKKNEIHAIIGENGAGKSTLMSILFGLYKQDKGQIFIWDREVNFKSSKDASKSRIGMVHQHFKLIDNFKVIDNIILGTETTKFGIIRYKQCVKKLESLIKEYNFKIDLNAKVSSLTVGEQQKVEILKVLYRDADLLIFDEPTAVLSDNEIESFLDILREFKSKNKTILIITHKLHEIKAVADSATVIRKGQYIGSVDVKTTSIEEMAELMVGRTITPSINNLPVTNDEVVLSVKDLNLNSKTAEEKYDELLNKSSNFVKTTVTKGLTKAKEVVKKLSQSSNLKSNISFEIKKGEIFAIAGVEGNGQSKLIEIISGLKKTEAKKIFFRDNDKLVDISKMSLKKRVNLGISFVPEDRHKHGLTLDQSVRINSVNNLIDKKPFSANGLIVPFEIATYAQDIIDKFDVRGTANGTANTRALSGGNQQKLIIGREMTKKHELLILAQPTRGLDVGAIEYIHGQIIEAKKRGKAILLVSYELDEIMALADTIAVINRNSFIGVGSKEEMTRSKIGQLLAGEAINESI, encoded by the coding sequence ATGGTCGATATCCATAAATCCTTCAATAACGGGCAGATTAAAGCTAATGTTGGTATTAATCTAAACGTTAAGAAGAATGAGATACACGCTATCATAGGCGAAAACGGAGCAGGTAAATCAACATTGATGTCAATCTTGTTTGGTTTATACAAACAAGATAAAGGACAGATATTTATATGAGATCGAGAGGTTAATTTTAAATCCTCAAAAGATGCTTCTAAATCAAGAATCGGAATGGTTCATCAACACTTTAAGTTGATCGATAACTTTAAAGTTATCGATAATATTATTCTAGGAACTGAAACAACTAAATTTGGAATCATTCGTTACAAACAATGCGTTAAAAAATTAGAAAGCCTAATTAAAGAATATAACTTTAAGATCGACTTAAATGCAAAGGTTTCTTCTTTAACTGTTGGTGAACAACAAAAAGTTGAAATCCTAAAAGTTCTTTATCGGGATGCAGATCTTTTAATTTTTGACGAACCTACTGCTGTATTATCAGATAACGAGATTGAAAGTTTTCTAGATATCTTAAGGGAATTTAAATCTAAAAATAAAACAATCCTTATTATTACTCATAAACTACATGAAATTAAAGCGGTAGCTGATTCAGCTACTGTAATAAGAAAAGGTCAGTATATCGGTTCAGTAGATGTTAAAACAACATCAATTGAAGAGATGGCTGAATTGATGGTAGGTAGAACAATTACTCCTTCAATTAACAATTTACCAGTAACTAATGATGAAGTTGTTTTAAGTGTTAAAGATCTAAATCTTAATAGTAAAACAGCTGAAGAAAAATATGATGAATTACTTAATAAGTCTTCTAATTTTGTTAAGACAACTGTTACCAAAGGATTAACTAAAGCTAAAGAAGTTGTTAAGAAATTATCTCAGTCATCAAATCTAAAAAGTAATATTAGCTTCGAGATTAAAAAAGGTGAAATCTTTGCGATTGCTGGTGTTGAGGGTAATGGTCAATCTAAGTTGATTGAAATCATCTCAGGACTTAAGAAAACTGAAGCTAAAAAGATCTTTTTTAGAGACAATGATAAATTAGTAGATATCTCTAAAATGTCGCTTAAAAAAAGGGTTAATTTAGGAATCTCATTTGTTCCTGAAGATCGACATAAACACGGATTAACCTTAGATCAAAGTGTTCGAATCAATTCAGTAAACAACTTAATTGATAAAAAACCGTTTTCAGCTAATGGTCTAATTGTTCCATTTGAAATAGCCACTTACGCGCAAGATATTATTGATAAATTCGATGTAAGAGGTACTGCTAATGGTACAGCTAACACAAGAGCATTATCTGGTGGTAACCAACAAAAATTAATTATTGGTCGTGAAATGACTAAGAAGCATGAATTGTTAATTCTAGCTCAACCTACAAGAGGTCTTGATGTTGGTGCTATTGAATATATTCATGGGCAAATTATTGAAGCTAAAAAACGAGGTAAAGCAATCTTATTAGTATCATACGAACTTGATGAAATCATGGCGTTAGCTGAT